The Camelina sativa cultivar DH55 chromosome 16, Cs, whole genome shotgun sequence sequence TAGGTTTTGTATAAACTCTTGATTCGTAAgttgagaatatatattttatgatttgattagttatgatttaagaatgaatgatatgacatattcttattttcattctcaattgatattattggattaatagtgtacatttaaagctaattataacttaccaaatatgtaattgTTGATTAAACACAAATtggatatttcctaagatgtattcatcttgaattagttgttatattatagggatgtgattacagaatttttgttatcaattctttttgtcaaactcagcactaaaaattcggcatggaaattagatctttcctaagatacaatgagcattaattggcattaattggatgtaaataaatatgctatagattaaaaaccggcccaaaatattcggtaATCTTAAagaggatccggataattgaatcagttataattttagttaaaaatctgacccgaagttggcaaaaatccaaaaaatgatggcaccctattgtacttcaaaaatgtatttcgagctctatatgtggatatatttgtttggttataaatatcctaagccattttaaaatttatatccgtttataaaaattcaaatcacatcatatgctgaaaaaaatctaaaattttattaactttatgtattaaatagtaaataaaataattaaatataagattaaataaaaatgcaaggagaattatattttaatctaacatattaatttaaattaggtagataatttttaggaaattaatattatcaaataaggaaatgattgtgtttggttgtaaggattgtagagaatttagttaagacttgtttggatacaaagataagagaggatgacacaataatgtactccaaaaatgttaagatagattacTAGGTGTTCAACAGATTCAATTTAGTGATCCAAAATAGATACTCCGATTTACTGcaattatgtgtttttttaaaaacattaatttactaaattaattaaaattgttcAAGTTGCATTTATCATTTTAGACAACCCGCATTGGTTACTCAAGTTGACATTTCTAAGTCATTCTTTCTAGTTTTGACCAATAGAATATGTTGGTAAATCTACTAGTACTTGGTTAATCACATTAATGTTCAAGTACAGGTTTCTAGAATTAGTCCCTCAATGATGGGAATCTCTATTCTTATACTTGCAATTGGACATAAACATAGATATGTTAATGTATCTTCATGATAATAAAGGAAAGCATTTTACTAATGTCCTACATAACAACACTAGAAACTACTACATGATGTAGATATTCactgttgttcaaaaaaaaaaatgtagatctTCATTAAGTAGgctcattatatatatagatttttttttatgttgtaatTGTACACAAATACTCTATCTGCTTCATAAAGAGTGCCAttagatatttttctttgtatcacaaagagtgtcactttacaattccaattttttttgacaCTATATTTCTAATTTACCTCTTAACTGCGAAGctcattttcatttaatttaaatcattaaacATTTAATAAATAAGGGCAAACAtgtataatcttatattttctttatttgtgtgaattgtgtcaaaatgacactctttgtgaaatatatatatatatatatatatatatatatatatatatatatatattcacgaGTATATTTGTACGTATTCATTTTtcgaaaaaatgattttatgttttccaaaaaaaaatacttaggttcacccctaggagtGAATGCTTGTATTCACCTCCTCTCTCAACCAAGAAGAatcttctatctaatatttcatttaaaaaaataatcaaaattaaattaaaaagcaaaacaaattatgtatatttttcattaagaaaagttaaatattgacttggtttaaattttacaactaAGCGagattatatatcggtttgagtttataaataagaattagggtttagattttacaatttagaaattatatgttggtttgggtttagaaatgagatggttagagtttagattttacaattagaacaaaattatatgtcggtttgggtttacaaagaggtggttagggtttagattttacaattagaacaaaattatatgtcggtttaggtttacaaatgagaagtttagggtttagattttataattaaaacgacaTTATATGTgggttttggtttaaaaatggggtggttagggtttaaattttaaaattaaaacgaaattatatatcggtttggtttataaaagagcggtttgagatttttattttacaatgatGTACATAAATTTTagttccttattttataagaaagtGAATGAAAATGTTTATCCCTACGAGTGAATCCAAGTATTGTTCTTTCGGGAAACTGACATATCTAGATGTAGATGGAAAGAGAAATAGTTAACTAAAAATTGTAGATGGAAAGAGAAATAGTTAAGgaaaaattataagaatatctagttttttttttttggacattcTCTTGATATTAATTAGTTTGGGTTGAGGGTtgactaaattaaaaacaattagaGGCCAAAATGATTTTGTAATCCATATTTCTTCGTTCCATTACACATAATATAACCATGAACTGAACAAGATAGCCGAAATTTTGGTATAGGTATAAGAGAACGTGGCTAGCAAAAACTCTTATGGAAAGAATGAGAAGAGACATGTGGTTTGTCCTTTTCTGGCTTGACACTTGCGCGTGGACCAACAAAATCTCTCCTCAACCTTCTCTTTTTTACTAGTTCGACTCAGGGCGGCTCAACACttaccaaaaaacaaatgatgGCCCTGTTCAATAGCTGAATTATGACTTCCAATATACTATtacatgttaattttttaaaagaaatatattatgcccctaaaaatacaataatatgtttttgttggttcgtaaaatatattgtaaacaaGTGTCCTGATTATTGCGTATAGCAGGTATTTAAGTATTTATTGAACATCCACGACAGATTAGTCTAAAGTAAGTTGCAATCAAAACCGTTTTAGACTACATATATTAGAAGTTTAAGCGTTCGAATGTTGCAGAACTATTCGGACCCTAAATTTACAATAGTGCATATAGTTAAATTTACGAATAGCgagaaaataagatatttatccatataaaaaaaagttgattattaaaagaaaattaattggTGAATTGCGGCAGATTTGTTATCCATCGTCAAACCGAAGAACATGAATTTCGCTATTATAGCGTAAGTGAacttttacatatattataggTAACTTTTTTCCCCGACAGTCATTACAAGCTTAAACAACCTCATGATCGACATGAATTAATGATGTGTAgtctatgtttgtttttttcgatTGCTTTGGTAGAGAGACTACACATCATTAATTCATGTCGATCATTGAACATTTGTAGTGCATATGTTCTACAAATGCGACGTTGGTAGAGATCGAATAGGACAAATAAATACTTTTCTATATGGACTCTAGCTAGCTCGATTTTAGATTATACACAGGTCCGGCCCACAGGGGAAACCACTGAAGCCAAAAATTCGGGCTTCAAATTTTGAAagcttttttatttagaaataaaaagctttttttttgttggatacGTATAAGAGCTCATATGTAAAAGGCTTAAAAAAAGTATGTAAAAAGCTTTAAAATggcacatttttatttttttgcttaggGCACTCCTGATTGCTGGGCCGGCAGTTATTATACATTCAGTTCAATGTATTTATTACAAGAACTACGTGATtcccatgcatatatatatccatgtacatgattaatttaaatataatttgagaAATCAATGTCAAAGGAAGACAGATAAACACGTACAAGTTCGTATGAATGTGTTAGTAAAAGAGGGCTTTATACGTGCACATGGACGATCCCTTATAAACCGGACTTCATACTTTCTCCAACTTACTTCACTTTAAATGCATCTTCGGATCTTCCCATTATACACATCATTACATACTTTGATTGTATGAATAAATTTGAAAGTAACACACTAATACTTTAGCATATAATTAAACTTtaagatgttaatatatttagttatcaACGGGATTAtattacaaggaaaataaatcatatacaGACATGATAGGATGGAGTTCAAGGAGAGtttaatatatctataataagaaaatttaataaattccCTCTTATTACTTATTGTTTCTAGAGAAATTGGGCTGTAtccaaaaaaatactataatttaaaaactaaccATATATACACTATATACTCTATATAATAATACACACTTTTTACTTCTCCACCACCTTACCTCCATCCACCACTAATACCACCTCCAGCCACCTATTTCCGGCAGCCGACCTCCAGCCACCGACCACCTCCTCCGACCTCTGGCCACCGGCCTCCTCCCCCGGCCGCCATTCTCCGGCCACCGTTTTCCGGCCACCTCCTCCAACCGCCTTTTTCCGGCCACCGTTTTTTGGCCACCACCTCCAGCCGTCGTTTTCCGGCCACCACCTCCGTCAGCCGGCCTCCAACCGCTGGTCACCTCCTCTAACCAACAGCCACTGTTCCTGTCCACTTCACAAAACACTAAACTGGTAATTTTTCTTTACCCTTATCcggattttctaatttttttagatatggtgctatatttttctattatttttttattttggttactgAGCTAGTTCACCCTTGTTTCTATACATCCTACTGTAAATGAAATTCAACCTAAACAAGCATAATGTTATTTGTGAAGGATTCAACACTTGGCTATATATACGAACACAAGCCATCGTTTATATCATCATTATACGGAAATGCGAAACATCATTTATGtcatcatcattatttttttgtatactcatTTAGATAGAACCATCTCTACAAagattcaattattttatacattttcctattaaaaataaaataatattaaactagATTGAGATTACCTTGATTGATGGAGCTAACTAAtaatttatgagaaaaaaagaaaaaaaaaactaaacattacaaaaacataacGGTGTGAAACATGCATGCACAATATCTTTAGAAGAGATAGCCTTTATTTGAAATCTATGCATGTGTCTCTTGACTCTTAAGAATTTGAAGTACTTTCGGGTGCGTACTTCCCCtgcattagttatatattttactacGAAGTTTCAGTACTTGTCTAAtcctttctttttatataatacgTCTAACCTCTAGATAAGGGATTTGTAGTTTGAAAGCATCTGAtcgctaatttttttttttataaaaaatactactattataTCTGAATTAATGAGAGGTTTATAGAACTCAActcatatataaatcaaaattatttttatttttacataatctaGACGCTTATTTCTTCGGTGTGTACAAAATCATGGAAGAAagattatgtaaataaataagttCAGTATATCTTGGGGGCTTTTCTCTTACGTACTTTCACTTTCAGTCTATGCTCTAgggaaaacaacaaaacatcaaGCCCAATAGTTCCTAAAGCCTGTGTATGTATATAGGCCAACAAATCTGTTGAGATATAAAAAAGATCGTATGCTTTCTTTAGTCATTGGTCGACAAGCTTTTTAAACCAATCATGAAGTGGCCTCAGGCTCTCTCAGGTACTCTCAACGATCATTGATACATTTAAGTAAGTATTTGCCGAACTAGACTTGTCACAGGTCTAAAATGCAACATAACATGTTCAGAAACCCATTAATTGGTGAAAGTTTTATAGATCGTTGCGAATCTGTGATGTTTAACATTAACAATTGAAACGGTATTCAAAACTTGGGTAACTAACTATTGATGATTAACATTAACAATTTAATACTGACAAAACAAAAGCTGGGGTGTTTCAGTAACGCTAGAAATTCTTCGGGGCCCGGCCATGCATGTCGAAATTCATTGGTACACAAAAATCTCGAGAGGGTTGAAAAGAAGGAACACAAAGAACCACAAAAATCATGAAAGTCTCTAAAagcaaacctaaaaaaaaatgtttttcaagtTTGTCTGATTCACGTCATTGAATTTATAACCGCGGGATCCTTATACGAGGTAAATTTCAAGAGAATATTGGAATGTTACTACctaagaagttaaaaaaaaaggttatactAATATGAGATTATGATTGGAGGACCTATGAGATGGTACACAAAACATTGTATCGAAAGAGAAATTTCTCATTTGTGGGGATGCTGAAACTTTGAAAACGTTTTTACCATGTATATCCCAATTTTTATGTGAATTAACTGAGAACCTCTTCTTCGGAGTATATAGTAATATGATCAATCCATTTAAGAAGCATGTTGAAATTTTATTGTGTGGCCCGTCATCATCACACCTTATACATTTTCTCTCACAACTTACATGTCTTATGCTTAACATGTGATACATTAAAACACAGTTATGCCCGTAAGTCGTAACTCAATTTTGGACACCAAATTTAAAACCTTGATCAGAGATTTGGTTATCAAAGTTCAAAGGTCATTGATGGTTCTCAGCTTCTCATATTAAATCCATCAATTCATTAGCCCAAGTTAAAGAATGAAAGTATTCTCCAACTTAAAGATTATAGAAACTCGGAAAATACCGCTTTTCCTTTGTTCGGTCCCAATCATGGAGTCATGGTATCATATGGTTCGAAAGTTGTCTAATATGGAcccaatcacaaaaaaaaaatccagccCATCAACCAACTGACCAAAGACTAGATCTTGACAAAGTGGATAATTATAAACCAAGCCAAACCCACGTGATAGGCCCCAACCATGATGTTCATCACTAGATACATCGAGACAtaatcttgttttttatttttcacattaGTCGTTTGTCTATCAACTTAAGTCAATATTATGTATTAATATACATTATGGCGCTTGAGTAGGATATAGACTTGCTTAGCAAATCTAGTGGGAGGGTGGTGCACCTAAAGCACTCTATATaccatatttttctttcttcctttttagtGGCAAAAGAGAAGATTGACTTCTCCACCCATAAAAAAGGCTAAGAGAGTTGATATGTTAATGatacatacaaacaaaacaGCTAGTTTTCATCTACCCCGAAAATAATGTTAGAAGATTTACAATTTTGGAATGTTTTAGTAGATGACTATGTATTATGAACATTGCTCTAATTGAGAAACTAGGGTATTTTGGTCCGCATCTCTCCTACCTAATTTTACAAACTCACTAAAAGTCATACTGGGAAGAAAAAAGTGTACTAGTTAAATTCAGCGGTTGTGTGGTAGTGTTGTTTTAGCCAAGTTATTGGCTTAAAGAGTTACGAATTTCTACGTCATGCATGATgattaaattattgaatttGAATGATGCAGTTTGAATAGTTAGTTATTGTTCTTTACTGTTCAAGTGGAGTTGTCATTTTACATATGCATGTATTTTTATCATAAGAGTGTAGTGTAGACTacaaaaatatgtatgtattattgtattataatttcaattttaagtttatagtaaatgtatgtaatttttttatgtcaGGCAGTGATTAGTTTGTAACTATAAtaagttctttttatttttgttaaataaagttttttttagagaaataacctaaaatagcattaaaacaagttttatggacaaatATAAcacacattccataaatttccaaacATAGCACAATTTaccacattaaaatatttaagattaatttatagaattttgttttttatgtttgggttctcaattcacatttagggtatagttttgaggggtagggtttagtattctgaatttaggatttaattttaaaagattaattggtgctatttttgaaattttagagatgttgtgttaagtttggaaaaaaaaaaaatttgtgctATTTTTTGAGAATCTACCtttcttttattgttatttCTGTAATCGTGAGATAACTACTAATGAGACCGAGTTACGTTTACTGGATTGCCCAAAacttttttactaatttttaaagTTGGTACCAAAGGCAATACTATCATTTTAGATTTATCTCCAGATTCTTTTAAAATCCAATCGTTTTGAGAATACtttttaatcttaaaaaaattgattgcaTAATCTAATGATCGTTGATTATTTGGTTACTGGTAGGGTAGGCACCCAACCAGGCATGTCCATTAGCGCCTATAAATTTACTTTAACATATCTTAAAGTTAAAGTGTGAAAGGACTAGTTAacgataaagaaaacaaacagttCTAAGTAATCTCTAGTtgctatataaaaagatttatatacacacacaatatataattttaaaaggcttttttttttcaagagagAATATGTCGTCGAATTGAATTGATGATTATTTCTCATTTCTGCTCCATAGAACAGGAAGCTCCCGTCGACCTTCTCCGGCGAAACTCACCTGCTTCTGCACATGTTTAATTTAATACAGTTATTTCTTTGactcttaattaattattaatttatatataatatatgattagCAAAACAAACAGCCAAATCATTTGATGATCGAGAGGATCTTGATCATTGgtataatttaacatttcatCAAATCTTTTTCTCCTAGATATTAGTATATTACATGAACTGATTAGCCATGTGTTTCTAACCATATCTTTTGACTATGTAATAGTGTATTAAGACTAAGACATACACAATTTCTAGAACATGTGAATCCATTTACGAGTTCGTTTGTCAATCCATTCATAAGTCCACTCCTGCCCCGATAAAATGTTTGACTATATTAACATGAACATATGTGAATGTGTGTGTATGCAAAccgtttttgtatatattagtTACGTTATACTCACGTAGGTAGATGACATAAATAGATAAGTTACATATATGTACCCAAGTGGACTTAGTgggttacaataataataataataataataataatataactctAAGCAAATGCCAAAGCATTGCCGAACAGATTTAATTCTGTTTCTTGTCTTCTACATCAATTTAGGAACTCTACTCCAATAAACTATTTGCGTAATTCCCGGATATAATAATACTTCACTCCAAAAAATGATAGTTGACAcacataatcatttttttttttttgtaatttcaatttttttttgtatattcatACAACTCTTTTGATCATGGAATCGACTCCAAGTTAGTTAAAATTATCTACACTCATCACTCCGTTTGATGTATTACTCTTGTATAGATTTAAGTTTAATTTGCATGCTTGAAATTTCAGGTGaaagaacaaaattaattaacacGGTAAAAACGTTTgaccaaaaactcaaaaaagtaaaaaaataacaagaattACCTCACGCGCTTTTATCTCCCCACTTCCAAGTTTCCGGCGGCTATCAACACCAACTCTTCCGCCGCCAATCTCACCGGACCTCTCCATATATATACCTAAAATCTTGTCAGCTATCTCCGAATCATCATTACTCTCCTCCATAAGCTTCGTTATCTGAGAACGAGGCAACCTCAACCTCACACTCGTATGCCCCGGTCCAAACCCGTCTCCTCCGCCGTCAGATCTTCCGATGGTGACGTCAGAAACCGTTCTACGAGACAACATCAACATTTCTAACCTCTCCTTAGCGCCGACGTGGATCCCAGACATAACTCTCCGGTACGGAAGCTTATTATTATCAGTCTCCGGTGGAAGCTTAGGAAGCTCGACGAGAAAATACGTTTTCTTAGGCTTCAAGACTTGGTTCGGTTCAAGCGGTTTAGCTCGAACTCCGAAGTGTTTAACGGCTTGAGAATCTAAAAGAACGTAACCAGGATACTCCGCCGTGACTTCTCTCGCCGTCACTGGAGTTTTAATTCGGAAAGTTTCGCCGTCGATCTTCATCACTTTagctttctttctcttcacaGTTATGCTATTTCCCATTTCtttgatctctcttctttttgttttgttttgtttatttgattggATAATGTGAAAATGTGTTATAAAAGTGgctatgttactatttatatatagttgagaTGGTTTGATTGAAAATAGTACTTTCTGAAATTTAGTGTGTGTGAAGCTGTGAAAATTTTTTAGATTCCttctaattatataattaaagtCGTTAACGTTGACATAAACAATTGTTCATTAGGTTTGAAAAGAATAAAACGTGAATACGTCGGTTCATATCAAATTtgcattacttttttttataatttttttacaactttttttttgttttcttatggtctcttgaaaactgaaaagtaaTCACTTAGTTCGGATACTTAATTTTTCAATGACTGTAACTACCGCGCGTGCTTTGTGGTTGTACGTATTTTTCCACAAAACAATTATGTTGTTATATTCACGTAGCCATATTATAATGCAAGAAATATAATGAAGACAACAAATATTAAACgtaattgaaagaaaatttaaaCTCATACAAATATGGTTAACCGTGAGTTATATAAATCACCTTCAAACTAATCATTGTCTCACATTATTAAATCTGACTAGCCGTGATTCAGTTTCGAATTAACAGTCACAACATCTGTTAAATAtaagagaatttgttataaatacccttttttaaaactttcatttttactttcttttacaTCATTACAACGTgttagattaatttttttagaattttttaaaatccccCTAGATATAAATCTgattaataacaaatataaatataactaggtaataacccgtgcacagacaaaaaaaaatttatataaaatttaaattcgtAAAAGTAAAttagaattttattattttaaattcataaattaagtatttgtataatattagtattaaattcaaatatcagatttcagtttggttttagtttggaaTATTGTGTGTATATAATCTATTGACGAATCTACTTTAGAACGAGAAATATGTCATCTCCCATCCCTTCTCGTCCCATCTGTACCGTCCCATTCCGTCTTGTTCCATGTGCCATCCCATTCCATCTTTTAAATGATTACTCGTTAAACGATGTTTATTAATAAAGATTATGTAAAACGTTTAGACAAGATACTTGAATTCCCTGTTAAATACttacttttatttagttagttgaaattatccaaaaaactaTTTAGCTGTTTTCAAAATTATCCAAAATGTTTAAAGTACCCGTTACAAAGTAACTGATTACATGTCGCATAGTcaaccttttaaaatatatctttgtACAAACAACACAATAAACAATGACCCATTAACTACTGGGACTCTTAATGTCATCTAAGTACTATCTCAACATACAACATATTCTTGTACCatatctttttcatatatttaaaagttaaaataaaattaattatccaaattttatgatctcttcttgtttttttgattagaaatagtttagataattatttttattgtttgaattaCTCGTTCCTGTTTG is a genomic window containing:
- the LOC104750429 gene encoding uncharacterized protein At1g66480, with the translated sequence MGNSITVKRKKAKVMKIDGETFRIKTPVTAREVTAEYPGYVLLDSQAVKHFGVRAKPLEPNQVLKPKKTYFLVELPKLPPETDNNKLPYRRVMSGIHVGAKERLEMLMLSRRTVSDVTIGRSDGGGDGFGPGHTSVRLRLPRSQITKLMEESNDDSEIADKILGIYMERSGEIGGGRVGVDSRRKLGSGEIKAREKQVSFAGEGRRELPVLWSRNEK